In Shouchella patagoniensis, the following are encoded in one genomic region:
- a CDS encoding gamma-glutamyl-gamma-aminobutyrate hydrolase family protein, which produces MSITIGITSSIVDKGRLSTALDNVAAVNKMDTLPFILPNIEPEKAYSYVSILDGLLLTGGGDINPALFNEDPHPALGGITPERDAFEFALAKAAIHLKKPILAICRGMQVLALAAGGDMFQDLQAQYEGTLIQHKQLAPRSYGSHKIYLAEHSLIKQIAKNEEAYVNSFHHQAIRRVPATFKVSAWTNDNVIEAIETTESTFQLGVQWHPENMSDPFSRNLFRTFLQACVSEKKT; this is translated from the coding sequence ATGAGCATAACAATCGGTATAACGTCCTCGATTGTTGATAAAGGGAGATTAAGTACGGCATTGGACAACGTAGCAGCGGTTAATAAAATGGACACTTTACCATTTATTTTACCTAACATCGAACCGGAAAAGGCATATAGCTATGTTTCCATTCTTGATGGTCTTTTGCTCACAGGAGGTGGTGATATCAATCCTGCCTTGTTTAATGAAGATCCTCATCCTGCACTTGGTGGGATTACGCCAGAGCGAGATGCATTTGAGTTTGCATTAGCGAAAGCCGCAATTCATCTGAAGAAACCAATTCTTGCAATTTGTCGTGGAATGCAAGTATTAGCACTAGCGGCGGGTGGAGACATGTTTCAAGATTTACAAGCGCAATATGAAGGAACGTTAATTCAACATAAACAGCTTGCTCCACGTTCTTATGGTAGTCATAAAATTTATTTAGCAGAACATTCATTAATTAAACAAATTGCGAAAAATGAAGAGGCTTATGTAAATAGTTTTCACCATCAGGCAATTCGTCGCGTACCGGCAACATTTAAAGTTTCTGCATGGACCAACGATAATGTTATCGAAGCAATTGAAACGACTGAATCTACTTTCCAATTAGGTGTACAATGGCATCCGGAAAATATGAGTGATCCATTTTCTAGAAATCTATTTCGAACATTTTTGCAAGCCTGTGT